A region of the Leptospira venezuelensis genome:
AATACTTGTCTCCCTGCCGAATCCCAAAATCTTAGCATTCAGATCGGGGTTTTTTGGAAAGACTAAGCTCAAATCGCGAACAGAATGGAAACTGTATCCTCTAAACTTTACGAAGAATTTTTAAAAGAGAAAAAAACGAATCGAAGATTCGAACTCGCCGGGTTATATCTAGGATACGGAGCTTATGTAGTAAGCCTTGGGATCGTATTCTGGTTCAAGAGAGAAAATCCACTCTTCTCAGCAATGTTCTTCCTAGGACTATTTACAAGAGTCTCAAGCCTAATGATAGGAAGAGTATTCTTGGTTCCTAAAGTTTTTCTCCAACTTCTCTCTTCCGATATTTCGGAAAAGGAAGAGGCCTGGAAAATCATCCAAGCTCATAAAGATGAGATGATAGGTAGACTCGCTGGAAATATTTTGGGCTGGAATGATTCAAGCGAGTTATACTCGATGAATCAGGAGCAAATGGTCGAATTCGTAAAAAAATATACAGTCACGGATTGGAGAAAGATCGGAAAAATTTTCCTAATCTTCTACATCCCACTTTCATTATTCGTGACTTATCTTACGATTTACGCCTGGTTTTCATGAGGCTAATATTAAGTTTTTCTCTTGTCCTACTTCTGCTTTCCTGTTCCGTAAAAACAGGAACAGACTCACCGCTCATACAAAAAGAAGATCTAAGTCTCTCCGATAAAAAAGTCTGTTTATTCCTAGCCGAAATGGAAGAAGGTACACTACTAAAAGTGGGAGAAGATAACTGTAAAAAAAGCTCCCCTTCTATGTATGTATTCCAACCTGTACTCGCTCTCGCGGCATTGGAACTTGGAACATTGAAAGATCCTCATGGATACTTTCCTTGGGACAAAGCCAAATATCCATATATCAGATGGCAGAAGGAACAGAATCTAAGAACTTCTTTAGAAAGTTCCACTGTTTGGTATTTTCAAAAGATCTGGACGGATACAGGAACCACTAAACTTAGAAGCTGGCTACATTCTGTTGGACTTCCTACCTCGGTCCCATTCGAACCTTCTAAATCCTTTTGGATGGATGGAGGATATTCTTGGACAGCTGAAGAATTCTATCTATTCTTATGGAAACTATTCAATGGAGAGTTAGATGTCAGAAAGAAAAACCTAAACTCGGTTTTAGTCGGCTTGGAAAGAAATCCCGGAGAGATTAAAAATCCAACCGGCACTCACAGATTGGATGGCAACTTTGGGAACTATTCTGGTTTTTATTCTGATTCAGCAACAGGATATGCGCAAGGAAGATCGGTCTCTTGGTATTGGTTCTTCTGGAAAGGACCAAAAAGATCTTATCTATTCTTATCTAGAATAGAAAGTGAATCCGAAACCTTATCTCCATTAGAGGCTGCAAAATTCGGGATGGAATATCTAAGAGAAAAAGGCTTTTGGGAAAAATATTTCTCTCCTTCAAACTAAGTATTATCCTTTTCGCATTCTTTCCATTTTTATAGTATGGAGGAACTCCAACATTCCGAGGGTTTCTTTCTAAGGATGAAACGAAACGCGATTTTCTACATAACTCTGTTATTACTTTCTTTCGGAGCCTTTTTCTTTATAACAAAACAAGGCAAGTCATTAGAAATAGGTAAAGTTGCCGGAATTGAATCCAGCTCTTCCACCTCGGTCGAGTCCACAGAAGATCCAATAGATATTTGGAAAAAAGCTGGGTCAAAACTATGGAAAGGTTTCCATGAACCCCTTCCACTCCTATTATTACAAATCGGAGTCGTAATTGCAGCTACTCGAGTAATGGGTAAACTTGCAGTCATTGCAAGACAACCCTTCGTAGTAGGAGAAATACTTGCAGGTATATTATTAGGCCCATCTTTATTCGGGTTATTATTCCCTGAACAGTATCAATTCCTATTTCCCAAAGTCTCTTTAAGTTCCTTACAACTATTAAGCCAGATTGGTCTGGTGTTCTTCATGTTCGTTGTAGGAATGGAATTGGATATAAAGATACTTAGAAACCAAGCTGATTCTGCAATACTCATCTCACATGCAAGTATTCTTCTTCCATTTTTACTCGGAGCCATCTTAGCACTTTCCATTTACAAAACATTGGCTCCTCCTGAGGTAACATTCTTATCCTTCTCCTTATTTATGGGAATAGGAATGAGTATAACCGCCTTTCCCGTGCTCGCCCGAATTGTCCAAGAAAGAGGACTTACCAAAACAAAATTAGGAGGCCTCGCACTTACCTGTGCCGCTTCCGATGATTTAACCGCTTGGTGTTTACTTGCAATAGTGATCGCTCTTGTGCAAGCAGGAGGACTTTTAGCAGCCTTATTCACCATAATACTAGCGATCATTTATGTTATTATAATGTGGAAGATCGTACAGCCTGCGATGCATAGAGCAGGAAGAATTTTCACAAACAGAGAAGCATTCACCAAAATGGCAGTGGCATTGTTTCTTCTCTTCCCGATCGCTTCCGCTTGGATCACTGAATCCATCGGAATACATGCATTATTTGGAGCTTTCTTGGCAGGTGTTGTCATGCCAGACAAACCAAAGCTTAGGACTCTTCTCGCTGAAAAAGTAGAAGATTTAAGTACCGCAATCTTTCTTCCACTATTCTTTGCACTAACCGGAATCAGGACTCAGATTGGTCTACTGAACCAGGGAAATTTATGGTGGGATTTCCTAATGGTACTTACAGTCGCTATTGTAGGAAAATTTGCAGGAAGTACAATCGCCGCAAGAGCATCCGGAAACAACTGGAAAGATTCCCTGTCCTTGGGCGCACTCATGAATACTAGAGGGCTAATGGAATTAATTGTACTCAATATCGGTTATGATATAGGAGTATTATCCTCAGAAATCTTCTCTATGATGGTGTTAATGGCATTGGTCACAACATATATGACCGGTCCAAGTTTAAATCTAATAGAGAGAATTTTCTCAGTAGTAAAAGATAAAAGAGAAGAAGGTATACTACTCGCTTTCGCATTACATTCCAGAGGAGTAGATCTTTTAAGACTAGCTTCCGGATTATTCCAAAACGGAAACAAAACAAAAGAAGTAACTGCACTTCACCTTACTCCTGATTCTTGGATCTCAGGAAAAACCGCTCAAAAATACGAGAAAAAAAGTTTCGAACCTTTATTTAAACTTTCTAAAGAACTTGGGATCAAACTTAAGACCCTATACAAACCTTCTGATAATGTAACAAGAGACATTCTTAAAACGATCCAATCAGGAAATTATAATATATTCCTGACTGGAGGAGCAAGATCCTTATTCAGCGACGACGTACTCGGTGGAAAGATCAGGACACTTCTTTCTGAATCGGAAACAAACGCGGGAATACTGGTCGCAGAAAAATTAAAGGATCTAGATCGTTTTATCTTAGCAGTTTATTCAGACAAAGACATAAAACTATTAGGATTTGCCCTTGCAATGGCTAAAAAGATAGGAGCCAAACTTTCTATCTGGGATCCAAAAGGTAAAGTTCTGCAATTCTCCCAAAAGGAAAGAAATCTTCTTAAAAAAGAAAAAATCACAATCTTAAAAGGGGAAAATCCTCAGGTTCTTTCCGAAGCAGATTTAGTAATTTGTGATCTTGAAACTTGGGAAGAAGAAACCGAATTTAGGAATTGGGAACTTTCAGACGGTTCGGGTCTATTCTTAGTACGTTATAAAGAATAATATTATAAAGATATTAAGTATCTATTTTTAGAAAGTAACCGACCCCGGGTTCCGTGATCAGAATTTCAGGATTACTCGGGTCTTTTTCTATCTTTTTGCGGATCTGATTTACGTACACTCTCAAATAGCCGGATTCCGCCATTTGATTTGGTCCCCAGAGTTCTTTTAAGATTTGAGTCTGGGTCACTATCTTTCCCGGATAAGTGGCCAATAGTTTCAAAAAAGAATATTCAGTAGGCGTTAGTCGGACTTCCTTACCTTCTTTCAAAACCTTTCTAGTCCCAAAATCCAACTCTAAAAGGCCAATCCTGACTTTAACATCCGTTTTCTCTGGAGAAGAATGTCTTAATAATACCCTAATCCTTGCGAGTAATTCTCCAATGCCGAAAGGTTTGGTAAGATAATCATCTGCTCCATTATCCAGCAAAAGGATCTTATCTTTTTCTGAATCTCTAACACTTAAAACTAATACAGGAATTTTAGAACCGGACTCTCTTATCTTCTTTAGGAATTCATCCCCACCTTTCTCAGGTAAACCTAAATCCAAGATAATAGAATCTGGACGAACCATATAAACTTTTGATAATGCATCATCTACTGAAATTGCTTCTTCTACCTTATAACCTTCCTTTTCCAGAGCAACTCGGAGCAATCGACGGATCTGGATCTCGTCATCTATGATCATTATGATTGGACTAGACAATTGAATCCCCCAAAGGAGGAAAAGTAAGCACGGGGATCCTAATCAGGAATCTAGCTCCCCCTTCTTGTCTATTCTCCGCCCAGATCTTTCCACCTTGCGCTTCCACAAGTCCTTTGCATATAGAAAGTCCAAGACCCGTTCCTTGCATAGAACCTGAAACCTTGGTAAATTTTTCGAAAATTCTATCCTCTTGTCCAACCGGAATCCCTGGTCCATTATCCTCTACCGTTAATAGAAGATGATCCTTCGGAACACTTGCTCTTACTATAACCGTACTATTTTTTTCAGTATGTAAAAATGCATTTTGCAAAAGATGCACCAAAACTTGTATCATCAGTCTTCTATCCATTCTAACAAGAGGCATACTGTCATCTGTTTGGACTGATAATGTATGTTCTCCCTTTTCATATTCTGCAATCTGAATCGTCTCATTCACCAGATCTATAGGGTCTTCCCATTGGAGATCTAACATCAATCTTCCTGATTCCAATCTGGACATATCCAGAAGATCCACTACCAATCTATCTAATTTTTTATAAGCGATTCTTATTTCAGAAAATAGCTGAGACCTTTCTTTTTCATCCTTTTTGGCGCCAGCTTCCAAGAGATCCAATGATGCACGGATCACAGTCAAAGGGGTTCTGAAATCATGACTGACTGAATTAAATAACGCGGAATAAAATTTTTCGGATTCTTCCACTAGCTTTGCATTTGCACGAATTCCAAGTAATTGTATTCTTTCTAATGCTAAAGCAATTTGGTTTAACATAGAAAACAAAAGAGTCTCTTCTTCTAATTCCAGACTTTCCTTATTTTCTCTGTCGAGTCCCACCACTCCGAAACATCCTCCTGGAGTGAGTAAAGGAAGATACAAGCCTTTAGACATTGGAACAGTGTCAGTATCTTTTCCGGACGGTTTTCTATTTTGAAAAGTCCAAGCTGCAAGAGCTGACTCTTTCATATCGAGCTTAAAGCCACTTTTTGGATGAGGAGTGTGAGAAAGATACAAATCCTGATCCGTGAGCAAGATCAAAACCGAAGATTGGAATGTCTCCTCGATTGTCTCTATGGCAACTGATGCGATCTCATCCACGCTATGGGTTTTAGATAATGCTACTGAAAGTCGATAAAGACCGGAGAGTGCCTCTTCACCTGCTTGCAATGCTTCTTCTCTATCCCTTAACCTCGTGGTGAGGACTCCTAAGACTAAGGCTAATACGAAATAAGTTCCGAACATCATCCAATCTTCTACTTTTTCAATATAGAAGGTAAACTTAGGAGGGATGAATAAAAAGTTCCAGAAGATAGCGCTCAAAGAAGCAGTGACTAAAACAGGACCTCTTCCTGCAAATAAAGCCACAAACATTATAAAAAACAGATATACTAGTCCAATCGACCAATAACCTGCAAAAATGTTTAACAAAAGGTTAAAAGAAGTGATACCAAGTAATGCTAAAAAGGAAAGAAAATATTGGATTGGTTTAGATCTGGTCCCTTTCGTAAAAAATCCTAACCGGACTTTAGTTACCTCTTTAATAATTTCAGTAGGGGCAAGAAGTATTTGAAAATCTCCAGGTTGTTCACTCAGTTTTTCTACAAATGAACCACCTGTTAAAACTTTAGAAAGTTTAGACTTACCACTTCTTCCAATGACTACATGAGTCGCCTTAGTACGATTAATTGCTCTTACGATCCCAAGAACTGGATCTCTATCTGAAAAATTCAGGATCTCTGCACCCAACTCTCGCGCAAGAGCTAAGTTTTCCCTTATCAGATCCTTCGCTTCTCGAGCCAATACATTCCCATCGTCCACATGTACTGCAACCAAAGGACATTTTAATCCGAAGGAAATCCGTTTTGCATAACGTATCAAATTAGCTGCTTGCGGAGAAGAAGACACTGCCACTAATATTTTATCTGAAAGTTTGGAGTCTTTTGTTGGCTCTAATCTAGAAAGCTCTCGGTCCACAAGTTTAGAGGTAAAATTTAAAGAAAGTTCCCTAAGAGCGGTTAGATTTGGGACCTTAAAAAAAGAATGTAAGGCCTGGGGAACCTTGTCAGAAGGATAAACCTTACCTTCTTTCAAACGTTTGATTAGGTCATCAGGTACAAGATCGATCAATTCGACTTCATCAGCAATTTCTAAAATAGAGTCTGGAACTCTTTCCCCAACAGGAGCACCCGAAATTTCTTCTACTATGCCCGCCCTACTTTCCAAATGTTGTACATTCAAAGTAGAATAAACATTTATTCCTTGGTCTAAAATTTCCAGAACGTCTTGGTATCTTTTTGGATGTCTAGAACCAGGAACATTTGTATGAGCAAGTTCATCTATTAATATCAGATCCGGTTTTTTCTCCAGAATCGCATCCAGATCCATTTCTTCCAAATCAACCGATTTATATTTAAATCTTTTTCTCGGAATA
Encoded here:
- a CDS encoding penicillin-binding transpeptidase domain-containing protein, producing MRLILSFSLVLLLLSCSVKTGTDSPLIQKEDLSLSDKKVCLFLAEMEEGTLLKVGEDNCKKSSPSMYVFQPVLALAALELGTLKDPHGYFPWDKAKYPYIRWQKEQNLRTSLESSTVWYFQKIWTDTGTTKLRSWLHSVGLPTSVPFEPSKSFWMDGGYSWTAEEFYLFLWKLFNGELDVRKKNLNSVLVGLERNPGEIKNPTGTHRLDGNFGNYSGFYSDSATGYAQGRSVSWYWFFWKGPKRSYLFLSRIESESETLSPLEAAKFGMEYLREKGFWEKYFSPSN
- a CDS encoding cation:proton antiporter, translated to MKRNAIFYITLLLLSFGAFFFITKQGKSLEIGKVAGIESSSSTSVESTEDPIDIWKKAGSKLWKGFHEPLPLLLLQIGVVIAATRVMGKLAVIARQPFVVGEILAGILLGPSLFGLLFPEQYQFLFPKVSLSSLQLLSQIGLVFFMFVVGMELDIKILRNQADSAILISHASILLPFLLGAILALSIYKTLAPPEVTFLSFSLFMGIGMSITAFPVLARIVQERGLTKTKLGGLALTCAASDDLTAWCLLAIVIALVQAGGLLAALFTIILAIIYVIIMWKIVQPAMHRAGRIFTNREAFTKMAVALFLLFPIASAWITESIGIHALFGAFLAGVVMPDKPKLRTLLAEKVEDLSTAIFLPLFFALTGIRTQIGLLNQGNLWWDFLMVLTVAIVGKFAGSTIAARASGNNWKDSLSLGALMNTRGLMELIVLNIGYDIGVLSSEIFSMMVLMALVTTYMTGPSLNLIERIFSVVKDKREEGILLAFALHSRGVDLLRLASGLFQNGNKTKEVTALHLTPDSWISGKTAQKYEKKSFEPLFKLSKELGIKLKTLYKPSDNVTRDILKTIQSGNYNIFLTGGARSLFSDDVLGGKIRTLLSESETNAGILVAEKLKDLDRFILAVYSDKDIKLLGFALAMAKKIGAKLSIWDPKGKVLQFSQKERNLLKKEKITILKGENPQVLSEADLVICDLETWEEETEFRNWELSDGSGLFLVRYKE
- a CDS encoding response regulator, whose product is MIIDDEIQIRRLLRVALEKEGYKVEEAISVDDALSKVYMVRPDSIILDLGLPEKGGDEFLKKIRESGSKIPVLVLSVRDSEKDKILLLDNGADDYLTKPFGIGELLARIRVLLRHSSPEKTDVKVRIGLLELDFGTRKVLKEGKEVRLTPTEYSFLKLLATYPGKIVTQTQILKELWGPNQMAESGYLRVYVNQIRKKIEKDPSNPEILITEPGVGYFLKIDT
- a CDS encoding sensor histidine kinase, with translation MRPAEENRPDPDELLSRIGGENSKTRGKLKIFFGMAAGVGKTFEMLRDAQKAKSEGVDVWIGYLETHNRKETEAQAEGLSIIPRKRFKYKSVDLEEMDLDAILEKKPDLILIDELAHTNVPGSRHPKRYQDVLEILDQGINVYSTLNVQHLESRAGIVEEISGAPVGERVPDSILEIADEVELIDLVPDDLIKRLKEGKVYPSDKVPQALHSFFKVPNLTALRELSLNFTSKLVDRELSRLEPTKDSKLSDKILVAVSSSPQAANLIRYAKRISFGLKCPLVAVHVDDGNVLAREAKDLIRENLALARELGAEILNFSDRDPVLGIVRAINRTKATHVVIGRSGKSKLSKVLTGGSFVEKLSEQPGDFQILLAPTEIIKEVTKVRLGFFTKGTRSKPIQYFLSFLALLGITSFNLLLNIFAGYWSIGLVYLFFIMFVALFAGRGPVLVTASLSAIFWNFLFIPPKFTFYIEKVEDWMMFGTYFVLALVLGVLTTRLRDREEALQAGEEALSGLYRLSVALSKTHSVDEIASVAIETIEETFQSSVLILLTDQDLYLSHTPHPKSGFKLDMKESALAAWTFQNRKPSGKDTDTVPMSKGLYLPLLTPGGCFGVVGLDRENKESLELEEETLLFSMLNQIALALERIQLLGIRANAKLVEESEKFYSALFNSVSHDFRTPLTVIRASLDLLEAGAKKDEKERSQLFSEIRIAYKKLDRLVVDLLDMSRLESGRLMLDLQWEDPIDLVNETIQIAEYEKGEHTLSVQTDDSMPLVRMDRRLMIQVLVHLLQNAFLHTEKNSTVIVRASVPKDHLLLTVEDNGPGIPVGQEDRIFEKFTKVSGSMQGTGLGLSICKGLVEAQGGKIWAENRQEGGARFLIRIPVLTFPPLGDSIV